A stretch of DNA from Brevibacterium sp. CBA3109:
CCGCAGGAAGACCGCTCGGGAAGCCGGATGAGCGTCGAACTCGACCTGGGTGCGCTCGCCGTTTGGATGCGGAGTGCGGGGGAGTCGGTGGTCGGCGAACTCACGGGGAGACGAGTCGGGCAAGGACAGTCGAATCTCACGTACCGCATCGACGACGAGGCCGGACATTCCTGGATTGCGCGCCGGCCCCCACTGGGGAAGCTTCTGGCCTCGGCGCACGACGTCGCACGGGAGTACCGGATCATGTCGGCGCTGCGGGGATCGGGGGTTCCTGTGCCGCCCACAATCGGTGTCTGCACCGACGTGGGTGTTGCCGATGTTCCGGTCTTCGTCATGGCTCATGTCGAAGGCACGGTTGTCGATGATGAGGAGACCGCCCGTGCACTGACCCCAGATGTGCGTCGGAGGCTCGGCCTCGACCTCGCACGGACGCTTGCGAAGATCCACGCGGTCGACATCGATGCTGTGGGACTGGGCGACCTGGCCTCACGGAAGCCGTACGCGCCAAGGCAGCTCAAACGGTGGGCCCGGCAACTGGAGGAGAGTCGAACTCAGGACCGACCCGACCTCGACGCCCTCACCGAATTACTCCGCGAGAACATCCCGGAGCCGGATGAGATCGCACTGGTCCATGGTGACTTCCACGTCCGCAACGTCATCATCGACGAAGCCACAGGTGGCATTCGTGCTGTTCTGGATTGGGAGCTCTCGACCCTGGGCGATCCTCTGGCTGATATGGGCAGTGCGCTGGCCTATTGGACGCAGGCCGGTGACATGCCGGGCGGAATGTTC
This window harbors:
- a CDS encoding phosphotransferase family protein, which codes for MSVELDLGALAVWMRSAGESVVGELTGRRVGQGQSNLTYRIDDEAGHSWIARRPPLGKLLASAHDVAREYRIMSALRGSGVPVPPTIGVCTDVGVADVPVFVMAHVEGTVVDDEETARALTPDVRRRLGLDLARTLAKIHAVDIDAVGLGDLASRKPYAPRQLKRWARQLEESRTQDRPDLDALTELLRENIPEPDEIALVHGDFHVRNVIIDEATGGIRAVLDWELSTLGDPLADMGSALAYWTQAGDMPGGMFAASTLDGFPTRAEMAAEYLRASGRSGQALGFWHVLGVWKVAIIAEGVYRRVLDEPENAAGVTLTPENIQALVDHGWDVAKENGLVT